The following are from one region of the Amycolatopsis sp. QT-25 genome:
- a CDS encoding HNH endonuclease signature motif containing protein gives MALLEQLTDPSALESVNASVSLLEDKESVAVAQAASAGIARLEAIRFRALAQLSRHREGARSVTQEAAFALSLVDKHAGAMVAAAEALTTRLPCTLNLMDQGKVSGFGAMKVAAATTWLSDEDAQAADALLEDRLAGKNSDQIRKAANHAAMTIDREGADKRAEHHRESRRLSVRQGEAGVASIEVEDGPAEKVNAAYLRIDREAKKLRTGDETRTLDQLRADVALDLLLGGQGGTGERAEVFLYMDLSTYLGLNDDPVEMAGHGHLPATLARHIATGPDTVLRRIITDPLSGQVLDLGRDRYRPTAGIGEFVRVRDRECRRPGCGRPAQTCDLDHSVPWQFGGATTADDLIDLCRRDHRLKDEPGWIYRLASDGTLTVTTPTGQSYDSSPAPLHSPRTRTAPAEKPPPF, from the coding sequence GTGGCGCTACTCGAGCAACTCACCGATCCGAGCGCTTTGGAGTCGGTCAACGCTTCCGTATCCCTGTTGGAAGACAAGGAATCCGTCGCTGTCGCGCAAGCGGCTTCGGCGGGAATCGCCCGGCTGGAGGCAATCCGGTTCCGGGCGCTGGCCCAGCTGAGTCGGCATCGCGAGGGCGCGCGCAGCGTCACACAGGAAGCCGCCTTCGCCTTGTCCCTTGTGGACAAGCATGCCGGGGCGATGGTCGCGGCCGCCGAGGCCTTGACCACCCGGCTGCCGTGCACCTTGAACCTGATGGACCAAGGAAAAGTGAGCGGTTTCGGCGCGATGAAGGTCGCCGCGGCGACGACTTGGCTGTCAGACGAAGACGCCCAGGCCGCCGATGCCTTGCTCGAGGACCGGTTGGCGGGGAAGAACTCCGACCAGATCCGGAAGGCGGCGAATCATGCGGCGATGACGATCGACCGTGAAGGCGCCGACAAACGCGCCGAGCACCATCGCGAAAGCCGTCGTCTCAGCGTGCGGCAGGGTGAGGCGGGGGTGGCGTCGATCGAGGTCGAGGACGGGCCCGCCGAGAAGGTCAACGCCGCCTACCTTCGGATAGACAGAGAAGCCAAGAAACTCAGGACCGGCGACGAAACCCGCACCCTGGATCAGTTGCGTGCGGACGTCGCGCTCGATCTTCTCCTTGGCGGCCAGGGCGGTACGGGCGAACGCGCGGAAGTGTTCCTGTACATGGACTTGTCCACCTACCTCGGGCTCAACGACGACCCGGTGGAAATGGCCGGGCACGGTCACCTTCCGGCGACACTGGCACGGCACATCGCGACCGGTCCGGACACCGTGCTGCGGCGGATCATCACCGACCCGCTGTCCGGACAGGTGCTGGACCTCGGCCGGGACCGTTACCGGCCGACAGCCGGCATCGGCGAGTTCGTCCGGGTGCGGGACCGTGAGTGCCGAAGACCCGGCTGCGGCCGTCCCGCCCAGACTTGCGATCTCGACCATTCGGTGCCGTGGCAGTTCGGCGGCGCCACCACTGCCGACGACCTCATCGACCTTTGCCGGCGGGACCACCGGCTCAAGGACGAACCCGGCTGGATCTACCGCCTCGCGTCCGATGGCACCCTGACCGTCACCACCCCAACCGGGCAGAGCTACGACAGCTCCCCAGCGCCACTCCACTCGCCCCGCACGCGAACCGCTCCGGCCGAGAAACCGCCACCGTTTTGA
- a CDS encoding IS256 family transposase codes for MTSELVSPRKRESKPARELSPEQAAAAVMVAEAKARGLALTGPDGLLKLFTKNVLETALNEEMTEHLGHEKNQADPDRESTNVRNGSRPKTVVSDAAGEVGINVPRDRESTFESQIVKKRQRRLTEVDEIVLSLYAKGMTTGDISAHFAEIYGSSVSKETISRITDKVVAEMNDWASRPLDPVYVAVFIDAIHVKVRDGQVANRPVYAAIGVTVDGRKDVLGLWMGVGGEGAKFWMSVLIDLKNRGIRDVFFLVCDGLKGLPDVVTNVWPQAIVQTCIVHLIRNTFRLVSRRDWDAVKRDIKPIYTAPSPHAAAAALDEFEEKWGAKHAAVIRLWRNAWDEFTPFLDYDVEIRTMICSTNAIESLNARYRRAIRARGHFPTEQAAMKCLYLVTRSLDPTGTGRARWTMRWKPVINAFAITFGDRWPGAETY; via the coding sequence ATGACATCGGAGCTTGTGAGTCCACGTAAGCGTGAGTCCAAGCCGGCGCGGGAGTTGTCGCCGGAGCAGGCCGCCGCGGCGGTGATGGTGGCTGAGGCGAAGGCTCGCGGGCTGGCGCTGACCGGCCCGGACGGGTTGCTGAAGCTGTTCACCAAGAACGTGCTGGAAACGGCACTGAACGAGGAAATGACCGAGCATCTGGGGCATGAGAAGAACCAGGCCGACCCGGATCGTGAGTCGACGAACGTGCGCAACGGCTCCCGGCCGAAAACGGTGGTCTCGGATGCGGCGGGCGAGGTCGGGATCAACGTTCCGCGGGACCGGGAGAGCACGTTCGAATCGCAGATCGTGAAGAAGCGGCAGCGTCGGCTGACCGAGGTGGACGAGATTGTGCTGTCGCTATATGCGAAGGGAATGACGACGGGGGATATCTCGGCGCATTTCGCCGAAATCTACGGGTCCTCGGTCAGCAAGGAAACGATCTCGCGGATCACCGACAAGGTCGTCGCCGAAATGAACGACTGGGCCAGCCGCCCGCTCGATCCGGTGTACGTCGCTGTGTTCATCGACGCGATCCACGTCAAGGTCCGCGACGGGCAGGTCGCCAACCGGCCCGTCTACGCCGCCATCGGCGTCACCGTGGACGGCCGCAAGGACGTCCTGGGCCTGTGGATGGGCGTCGGCGGCGAGGGCGCGAAGTTCTGGATGAGTGTGTTGATCGACCTGAAGAACCGCGGCATCCGGGATGTGTTCTTCCTCGTCTGCGACGGCCTCAAAGGCCTGCCCGACGTCGTGACGAACGTCTGGCCGCAGGCCATTGTGCAAACCTGTATCGTCCACCTGATCCGCAACACCTTCCGGCTCGTTTCCCGCCGGGACTGGGACGCGGTGAAACGCGACATCAAACCCATCTACACCGCACCCAGCCCGCACGCTGCGGCGGCCGCTCTGGACGAATTCGAAGAGAAATGGGGCGCGAAGCATGCAGCGGTGATTCGTTTATGGCGCAACGCTTGGGATGAGTTCACGCCGTTCCTCGACTACGACGTCGAGATCCGGACGATGATCTGCTCCACGAACGCGATCGAGTCGCTGAACGCCCGTTATCGGCGGGCGATCCGTGCACGTGGACATTTCCCGACCGAGCAGGCCGCGATGAAGTGCCTGTACCTTGTGACCCGCAGCCTGGACCCGACCGGGACAGGCCGCGCTCGATGGACGATGCGTTGGAAGCCAGTGATCAACGCTTTCGCCATCACATTCGGTGACCGCTGGCCGGGAGCCGAGACCTACTGA
- a CDS encoding helix-turn-helix domain-containing protein, producing the protein MPGGRLTQEDRRLIATWLKDGLGYAEIARRLGRPTSTISREVARNSGHSGYRAEEANRVTGERARRRRKSPTRDAAAIPPGYGRNAEAVRAFETEFADIMVATGLPRMTARVLACLSVSDDGVLTAAELARRLQVSPASVSNAVAYLETQAMLRRERDGRREQYVIDEEMPQRVWAESVRANQVWVKIARRGADVLGIATPAGARMDDLSRFYARINDLMLDDRVALYAADALTALAALLHAGHALSATALSAALGWSEDRVVTALRVAEQQPHIAGPVRVVHVGGEYRAIAAVERLTGAQLAALGS; encoded by the coding sequence ATGCCGGGCGGCAGGCTGACGCAGGAGGATCGGCGGCTGATCGCGACCTGGCTCAAGGACGGCCTCGGGTACGCCGAGATCGCCCGCCGGCTCGGGCGCCCGACGTCGACGATCAGCCGCGAGGTCGCGCGCAACAGCGGTCATTCCGGCTACCGCGCCGAAGAAGCGAACCGGGTGACCGGCGAACGCGCACGGCGCCGCCGGAAGTCACCCACCCGCGACGCCGCGGCCATCCCGCCCGGCTACGGCCGGAACGCGGAAGCCGTGCGCGCCTTCGAAACCGAGTTCGCCGACATCATGGTGGCGACCGGCCTGCCCCGTATGACGGCACGAGTGCTCGCCTGCCTGTCCGTCAGCGACGACGGCGTCCTCACCGCCGCCGAACTCGCCCGGCGGCTCCAGGTCAGCCCGGCCTCGGTCTCGAACGCCGTCGCCTACCTCGAAACCCAAGCGATGCTCCGGCGCGAACGGGACGGACGACGCGAGCAGTACGTCATCGACGAGGAGATGCCCCAGCGAGTGTGGGCCGAAAGCGTCCGCGCGAACCAGGTATGGGTCAAGATCGCCCGCCGCGGCGCCGACGTCCTCGGCATCGCGACACCCGCCGGTGCCCGTATGGACGACCTCTCCCGCTTCTACGCGCGCATCAACGACCTCATGCTGGACGATCGCGTCGCCCTCTACGCCGCCGACGCCCTGACCGCCCTCGCCGCCCTCCTCCACGCCGGACACGCCCTTTCCGCCACGGCACTTTCGGCTGCCTTGGGCTGGAGCGAGGACCGGGTCGTGACCGCTTTGCGGGTGGCCGAACAGCAACCGCACATCGCCGGCCCGGTGCGGGTGGTCCACGTCGGCGGGGAGTATCGGGCGATTGCGGCGGTGGAACGGCTTACGGGGGCGCAGTTGGCGGCTTTGGGGTCTTAG
- a CDS encoding cytochrome P450, which produces MTTSVPHLTELPLERPKGCPFDPPPELGPLRDEHPLVRLTFPDGHEGWLATGHAIVRAVVADPRFSARQELMHTPLPGAAAMAEMPPAAPGMFIKMDGAEHARYRKLLTGKFTVRRMRQLTERVEQVTAEHLDAMERQGTAVDLVPAFAQPIPALMICELLGVPYDDHEFFRRNVAPLNRPDAPLEEQEAAMNALGGYLYELVVAKRAEPTDDILGELVTTDLTDEELTGIAFLLLGAGLDTTANMLALGTFALLWHPDQLALLREDPESIDGAIEELLRYLTIAHTGVRTALEDVEIGGQIVKAGEVVALSAAAANRDPLKFPEPDRLDVRRNAAGHAAFGHGVHQCLGQQLARVQMKVAFTGLLGRFPALRLAVPADEIPLRTDSDIYGVYALPVTWG; this is translated from the coding sequence ATGACCACGTCGGTACCCCATCTCACGGAATTGCCCCTCGAACGCCCGAAGGGCTGCCCGTTCGACCCGCCCCCCGAGCTCGGCCCGCTGCGCGACGAGCATCCGCTCGTCCGGCTGACCTTCCCCGATGGGCACGAAGGCTGGCTCGCGACCGGCCACGCGATCGTCCGCGCCGTCGTCGCGGATCCGCGGTTCAGCGCCCGGCAGGAGCTGATGCACACGCCGCTGCCGGGCGCGGCCGCGATGGCGGAAATGCCGCCCGCGGCGCCGGGGATGTTCATCAAGATGGACGGTGCGGAGCACGCGCGGTACCGCAAGCTGCTCACCGGCAAGTTCACCGTCCGCCGGATGCGGCAGCTCACCGAACGGGTCGAGCAGGTGACCGCCGAGCATCTGGACGCGATGGAGCGGCAGGGAACGGCGGTCGATCTGGTGCCCGCCTTCGCGCAGCCCATTCCGGCGCTGATGATCTGCGAGCTGCTCGGGGTCCCCTACGACGACCACGAGTTCTTCCGCCGCAACGTCGCGCCGTTGAACCGGCCGGACGCGCCGCTGGAGGAACAGGAAGCCGCCATGAACGCGCTGGGTGGCTATCTGTACGAACTCGTCGTGGCGAAACGGGCGGAGCCGACCGACGACATCCTCGGTGAACTGGTGACCACGGACCTCACCGACGAAGAACTCACCGGCATCGCGTTCCTCTTGCTGGGGGCCGGTCTGGACACCACGGCCAACATGCTGGCGCTGGGCACTTTCGCGTTGCTGTGGCATCCGGACCAGCTCGCCCTCCTGCGCGAGGACCCGGAAAGCATCGACGGCGCGATCGAGGAACTCCTGCGCTACCTGACGATCGCGCACACGGGCGTCCGCACCGCGCTCGAAGACGTCGAGATCGGCGGCCAAATCGTCAAGGCGGGGGAGGTGGTCGCGCTCTCGGCGGCGGCGGCCAACCGCGACCCGCTGAAGTTCCCGGAACCCGACCGGCTGGATGTCCGCCGCAACGCCGCCGGGCACGCCGCTTTCGGGCACGGGGTGCACCAGTGCCTCGGCCAGCAGCTCGCGCGTGTGCAGATGAAGGTCGCCTTCACCGGGCTGCTCGGCAGGTTCCCGGCGCTGCGGCTGGCCGTTCCGGCCGACGAGATCCCGCTGCGGACGGACTCCGACATCTACGGTGTGTACGCGCTCCCGGTGACCTGGGGCTGA
- a CDS encoding ferredoxin has protein sequence MKIEVDRERCVGAGMCVLTAPEVFGQDEEDGRVRLLDPEPAGIGDAAQSCPAAAITAAG, from the coding sequence ATGAAGATCGAAGTGGACCGGGAACGTTGTGTGGGCGCCGGAATGTGCGTCCTGACCGCGCCCGAGGTGTTCGGGCAGGACGAAGAAGACGGCAGGGTCCGGTTGCTGGACCCGGAGCCGGCCGGGATCGGCGACGCCGCGCAGTCGTGCCCGGCGGCGGCGATCACGGCGGCCGGCTAG
- a CDS encoding snapalysin family zinc-dependent metalloprotease, with protein MLRRTFAAVLTGAALSISVLSAPSAGAAEIMATTLTYDDSQAAEFKDAVAAGVNVWNTNVTNVRIVKATPGQRVNIRVVADNGWPRATLGPVRPGGTVTVWMGRQAVQQGYYTPRIASHELGHSLGLPDVKPGPCSSLMSGSTGGVSCKSVNPNAQEKARVQQLYAGTAVQSADAGKVLAEVG; from the coding sequence GTGCTTCGACGTACCTTCGCCGCGGTGCTCACCGGCGCCGCGCTCTCCATCTCGGTGCTCTCGGCACCCTCCGCCGGTGCCGCCGAGATCATGGCGACCACCCTGACCTACGACGACAGCCAGGCCGCGGAGTTCAAGGACGCGGTGGCGGCCGGCGTCAACGTCTGGAACACCAACGTCACCAACGTCCGCATCGTGAAGGCGACGCCGGGGCAGCGGGTCAACATCCGGGTCGTCGCCGACAACGGCTGGCCGCGCGCCACCCTCGGCCCCGTCCGCCCCGGCGGCACGGTCACCGTGTGGATGGGCAGGCAGGCCGTCCAGCAGGGTTACTACACGCCGCGGATCGCTTCCCACGAACTCGGGCACAGCCTCGGCCTCCCCGACGTGAAGCCCGGCCCGTGCTCGTCGCTGATGTCCGGCTCGACCGGTGGGGTCAGCTGCAAGAGCGTGAACCCCAACGCGCAGGAGAAGGCCAGGGTCCAGCAGCTCTACGCCGGCACCGCCGTGCAGAGCGCCGACGCGGGCAAGGTCCTCGCGGAGGTCGGCTGA
- a CDS encoding P-loop NTPase fold protein produces the protein MTTARFTGHEEPILAVAVRGNRLVTGGADGTVRVWDLETGALRFTFGGHDRPVLAVGISGQHVVGCDGAAVRRWRIAGREAQPPEVQTTKRTVAVALANEFAVSGTGSTVEVRRLDGVTVRGLRTGGPEIESVAVTPDGRVVVAGDDTGGVRLWDKEVVSHYRFGGVGAVHVVAISADGGHVLSGEGETVRLWGRKGEPALVFPGHGGAVRALAFSPDGKLVLSGGSDGEVRVREIDDPAGYTLLKGHRGNVRAITCTAGGEKIVTVGDDRTIRVWDRFGNQIDGTGFVEPKPGRARPRITPDVESPVDLIGFHDDVRTLAAVIADRETSPPLCVALLGPWGSGKSSFVRQVSDRVAELARRSRGDAANSVFAGEIRQIRFNAWQYHDDHLWVGLVDHLFRNLGAPETHADAGEVRAEREELRTRLAGLRAVKADSPLTWRWRLLVSGVDRAERRRRRLTVAGYAVAGVLGITAAITGWALWHNTILAVAGAVVALGAVLTPALTTAKAALAPVKSTLDKLRFDVDKRAERFETEVRETEERLRRLDAATRLGELIEEARTGRYGDQGVFARVREDLVKLSTDLAEARREWQLAGGAGRPPLERIVLYIDDLDRCPPAKVIEVLAAVHLLLALPAFVVVVAVDPRWLRRCLDQHHEELFGTGEARQAEYLDKIFQIVFALRPMGAAADELIDTLMPIEAPEPAASEYEEWPEDGDRAERGETAEVVVEETAPPTFYNMRPDRLRLTEVERAFVHSLRKRLNTPREIRKLVNLYRLVRIGIPDAELTRFVGGPYRAVLVLLTLLVADPDAARSTFAALSAGESLSGAFPPEWRLDAESFDDLEVYRNWVGTLARFSFETYDLVTEETEPGTAL, from the coding sequence ATGACCACGGCGCGTTTCACCGGACACGAAGAACCGATCCTCGCCGTCGCGGTGCGGGGAAACAGGCTGGTCACCGGGGGTGCGGACGGGACGGTGCGGGTCTGGGACCTGGAGACCGGCGCGCTCCGGTTCACCTTCGGCGGGCACGATCGGCCGGTGCTCGCGGTGGGCATCTCGGGTCAGCACGTGGTCGGTTGCGATGGGGCGGCGGTGCGGCGCTGGCGGATCGCCGGTCGCGAGGCACAGCCCCCGGAGGTCCAGACCACCAAGCGGACCGTCGCCGTCGCGCTGGCGAACGAATTCGCCGTTTCCGGCACGGGCAGCACCGTCGAGGTCCGGCGGCTGGACGGCGTGACGGTGCGAGGGCTCCGCACGGGTGGCCCGGAGATCGAATCGGTCGCGGTGACCCCGGACGGCCGGGTCGTCGTCGCCGGGGACGACACCGGCGGCGTGCGGCTGTGGGACAAGGAAGTCGTTTCCCACTACCGGTTCGGCGGTGTGGGCGCGGTCCACGTGGTCGCGATCTCGGCCGACGGCGGGCACGTGCTCTCCGGCGAGGGCGAGACGGTCCGGTTGTGGGGGCGCAAGGGCGAGCCGGCCCTCGTCTTCCCAGGGCACGGCGGAGCGGTGCGGGCACTGGCCTTCAGTCCGGACGGCAAACTGGTCCTCTCCGGCGGTTCCGACGGCGAGGTCCGCGTCCGCGAGATCGACGACCCGGCGGGCTACACCCTTCTCAAGGGACACCGGGGGAACGTCCGCGCGATCACCTGCACCGCGGGCGGTGAGAAGATCGTCACGGTCGGGGACGACCGCACCATCCGGGTGTGGGATCGCTTCGGCAACCAGATCGACGGCACCGGTTTCGTCGAGCCCAAACCGGGCCGGGCGCGGCCGAGGATCACGCCCGACGTCGAAAGCCCGGTCGACCTGATCGGTTTCCACGACGACGTGCGCACCCTCGCCGCGGTCATCGCCGACCGGGAGACCAGTCCGCCGTTGTGCGTCGCGCTGCTGGGCCCGTGGGGTTCCGGCAAATCGAGTTTCGTACGGCAGGTGAGCGACCGGGTGGCCGAACTGGCCCGCCGGTCCCGCGGCGACGCCGCCAACAGCGTGTTCGCCGGTGAGATCCGGCAGATCCGGTTCAACGCCTGGCAGTACCACGACGACCATCTGTGGGTCGGGCTGGTGGACCACCTGTTCCGGAACCTGGGCGCGCCCGAAACACACGCGGACGCCGGCGAGGTCCGTGCCGAACGCGAAGAACTGCGGACCCGGCTCGCCGGCCTCCGTGCCGTCAAGGCGGATTCCCCGCTCACCTGGCGCTGGCGGCTCCTGGTGTCCGGAGTGGACCGAGCGGAACGCCGGCGGCGGAGGCTCACCGTCGCGGGTTACGCGGTCGCCGGGGTGCTCGGCATCACCGCGGCGATCACCGGCTGGGCCTTGTGGCACAACACCATCCTCGCCGTGGCGGGTGCCGTCGTCGCGCTCGGCGCCGTGCTGACCCCGGCGCTCACCACCGCCAAGGCGGCTCTCGCGCCGGTGAAGTCCACTTTGGACAAACTGCGATTCGACGTCGACAAACGCGCGGAACGGTTCGAAACCGAGGTCCGGGAAACCGAGGAACGGCTCCGGCGGCTGGACGCGGCCACCCGGCTCGGTGAACTGATCGAGGAGGCGAGAACCGGCAGATACGGGGACCAAGGGGTTTTCGCGCGCGTCCGGGAAGATCTCGTGAAACTGAGCACCGATCTGGCGGAAGCGCGCCGGGAATGGCAACTGGCCGGAGGCGCCGGCCGGCCGCCGCTGGAACGGATCGTGCTCTACATCGACGACCTCGACCGCTGCCCGCCGGCCAAGGTGATCGAAGTGCTCGCCGCGGTGCACCTGCTGCTGGCCCTGCCCGCGTTCGTCGTGGTGGTGGCCGTCGATCCGCGGTGGTTGCGGCGCTGCCTCGACCAGCACCACGAAGAGCTGTTCGGCACCGGGGAAGCACGGCAGGCGGAATACCTCGACAAGATCTTCCAGATCGTGTTCGCCCTGCGCCCGATGGGTGCCGCGGCGGACGAACTGATCGACACCCTCATGCCCATCGAAGCACCGGAACCGGCGGCGTCGGAATACGAAGAATGGCCGGAGGACGGGGACCGGGCCGAACGCGGTGAGACGGCGGAGGTCGTCGTCGAGGAAACGGCCCCGCCGACGTTCTACAACATGCGGCCGGATCGGCTGCGGCTCACCGAGGTCGAACGCGCTTTCGTCCACTCGCTGCGGAAAAGGCTGAACACGCCGCGCGAGATCCGGAAACTGGTCAACCTCTACCGGCTGGTCCGCATCGGCATCCCCGACGCGGAACTGACCCGGTTCGTCGGCGGTCCCTATCGCGCGGTGCTCGTCCTGCTGACCCTGCTGGTCGCCGATCCGGACGCCGCACGCTCGACTTTCGCCGCCCTTTCCGCCGGGGAATCGTTGTCCGGCGCCTTTCCACCTGAATGGCGGCTAGACGCCGAATCCTTCGATGATCTAGAGGTCTATCGGAATTGGGTGGGCACCCTCGCCCGCTTCAGTTTCGAAACCTACGATCTCGTGACCGAGGAGACGGAACCGGGAACCGCGTTGTAG
- a CDS encoding substrate-binding and VWA domain-containing protein → MRRSGWLSLVFGALVGTLVIVLLATTVTAPSNAARTDCVRLVTSSSTEKGDLIAELAERYNGTGRTFDGNRCAKVEAFKKTSGATLDLLAEGWNDIDERQPEPQVWLPSSSLWLDLLRQRGKGDLIASGPKTSLATSPMVIAMPEPMARAMGWPSKGIGWRDVLEVNRKGGWASTAPENAKWGNFTLGKDNPRRSTSGLAATIATYFAATGGDYGKIDTAETVQFVRGIEASVAYYSDDSVAFLKTLYEEDQKKPTPYISAMAMQEQMVYLYNHGAPTGDPKRLRKDPAPLNRPLVAVHPSEGTMLIDHPFLTTAKASPEQRAAAKDFYDFLRQPPQQERFRDLGFRDPAGRGNDKLAKGVHTEGVPEPRPIEIPIGDQIQKMLDGWEYTQRRGRILLVLDLSGSMNEPFDKNRKDKPYSESRIALLKPAIREQLGYLHPEDEVGLWTFSDRYEEKMPIGKVKDVRGPMLDLVDNLTPKGNTALYQTVIAANEKMRREFDPNLINAVVFLTDGENTELGTREQVLQNVDAERLDNSVRIFTMAYGAEADSRVLDEIAQKSKARGYQAVDPYGIDKMFVNVFSNF, encoded by the coding sequence ATGCGGAGATCAGGCTGGCTTTCGCTCGTCTTCGGCGCGCTCGTCGGGACGCTGGTGATCGTTCTGCTCGCGACCACGGTCACCGCGCCGTCGAACGCGGCAAGGACCGACTGCGTCCGGTTGGTCACCAGTTCCTCCACGGAGAAGGGCGACCTGATCGCCGAACTGGCCGAGCGGTACAACGGCACCGGCCGGACGTTCGACGGCAACCGGTGCGCGAAGGTGGAGGCGTTCAAGAAGACGTCGGGGGCCACCCTCGATCTCCTCGCCGAGGGCTGGAACGACATCGACGAGCGGCAACCCGAACCCCAGGTCTGGCTGCCGAGTTCCTCGCTGTGGCTCGATCTGCTGCGCCAGCGCGGCAAAGGAGACCTGATCGCGAGCGGCCCGAAGACCTCGCTCGCGACGAGCCCGATGGTGATCGCGATGCCGGAGCCGATGGCCAGGGCCATGGGCTGGCCGTCGAAGGGCATCGGCTGGCGGGACGTCCTCGAAGTGAACCGCAAGGGCGGCTGGGCCTCCACCGCTCCCGAGAACGCGAAGTGGGGCAACTTCACGCTGGGCAAGGACAATCCGCGCCGGTCGACCTCGGGGCTCGCCGCGACCATCGCGACCTACTTCGCGGCGACGGGTGGCGACTACGGCAAGATCGACACGGCGGAGACCGTCCAGTTCGTCCGCGGGATCGAGGCCTCGGTCGCCTACTACAGCGACGACTCGGTGGCCTTCCTGAAGACGCTGTACGAAGAGGACCAGAAGAAGCCCACGCCTTACATCAGCGCGATGGCGATGCAGGAACAGATGGTCTACCTGTACAACCACGGCGCGCCGACCGGGGATCCGAAACGGCTGCGGAAGGATCCCGCCCCGCTGAACCGGCCGCTCGTCGCCGTGCACCCGAGCGAGGGGACGATGCTGATCGATCATCCCTTCCTGACCACCGCCAAGGCGTCGCCGGAACAGCGCGCGGCGGCCAAGGACTTCTACGACTTCCTGCGGCAGCCTCCGCAGCAGGAACGGTTCCGGGACCTCGGCTTCCGTGACCCGGCGGGCCGCGGGAACGACAAGCTGGCCAAGGGCGTGCACACCGAAGGGGTCCCTGAACCCCGGCCCATCGAGATCCCCATCGGTGACCAGATCCAAAAGATGCTGGACGGCTGGGAGTACACGCAGCGGCGCGGCCGGATCCTGCTGGTGCTGGACCTTTCCGGCTCCATGAACGAACCGTTCGACAAGAACCGCAAGGACAAGCCGTACTCCGAAAGCCGGATCGCCCTGCTGAAACCCGCGATCCGCGAACAACTCGGGTACCTGCATCCCGAGGACGAGGTCGGGCTGTGGACCTTCTCGGACCGGTATGAGGAAAAGATGCCGATCGGCAAGGTGAAGGACGTCCGGGGCCCGATGCTCGACCTCGTCGACAACCTGACCCCGAAAGGGAATACGGCGTTGTACCAGACCGTGATCGCGGCCAACGAAAAGATGCGCCGCGAGTTCGACCCGAACCTCATCAACGCCGTCGTCTTCCTGACCGACGGAGAGAACACCGAGCTCGGGACCAGGGAACAGGTCCTGCAGAACGTCGACGCCGAGCGGCTGGACAACTCCGTCCGGATCTTCACCATGGCCTACGGCGCGGAGGCGGACAGCCGGGTGCTCGACGAGATCGCGCAGAAGTCCAAGGCCCGCGGCTACCAGGCCGTCGACCCGTACGGCATCGACAAGATGTTCGTCAACGTGTTCAGCAACTTCTGA
- a CDS encoding Crp/Fnr family transcriptional regulator, with amino-acid sequence MGLGPEAAEERERPFLERLDEPVRARLLEMGTPQTYESRQALMRSGEPGDFVMLLRHGYVKVTSADRMGATVILDVGVPGDLHGEIAVIAGGIRMADVVAIEEVHVRRIAASEFNRFLLDHPAAMREVLVSVARRFVLAQRQRTQSWKPQAVARVATRLDYLVDVCGIRTPAGWRIGIPLSQDELAQFIPMGRTMVAQALDKLRKAGVVASSRRAITVLDREALRVITEKGVT; translated from the coding sequence GTGGGTTTGGGCCCGGAGGCCGCCGAAGAGAGAGAACGTCCGTTCCTGGAGCGGCTGGACGAACCCGTCCGTGCCCGGTTGCTGGAGATGGGCACCCCGCAGACCTACGAGAGCAGACAGGCGCTGATGCGGTCGGGGGAGCCCGGCGATTTCGTCATGTTGCTGCGGCACGGATATGTGAAGGTGACCAGCGCCGACCGGATGGGCGCGACGGTCATCCTCGACGTCGGGGTGCCCGGCGATCTGCACGGCGAAATCGCGGTGATCGCGGGCGGCATCCGGATGGCCGACGTGGTCGCCATCGAAGAAGTGCACGTCCGGCGCATCGCGGCGAGCGAGTTCAACCGGTTCCTGCTGGATCATCCGGCGGCGATGCGGGAGGTGCTCGTCAGCGTCGCCCGGCGGTTCGTGCTCGCCCAGCGGCAGCGGACGCAGTCCTGGAAACCGCAGGCGGTGGCGCGGGTCGCGACGCGGCTGGACTACCTCGTCGACGTCTGTGGCATCCGGACACCCGCCGGCTGGCGCATCGGGATCCCGTTGAGCCAGGACGAACTCGCGCAGTTCATCCCGATGGGCCGGACCATGGTCGCGCAGGCGCTGGACAAGCTCCGGAAGGCGGGAGTGGTGGCCAGTTCGCGCCGCGCGATCACCGTCCTCGACCGCGAGGCGTTGCGGGTGATCACGGAAAAAGGTGTGACTTAG